The following proteins are encoded in a genomic region of Gammaproteobacteria bacterium:
- a CDS encoding glycosyltransferase family 4 protein, producing MKVVVVVEAVPPYCGGGEQVAWIQAVEMAKTHDVTVLTFGDREDRFTREGVAVCMLPATRQRLLHYSTAGRSSLNRIISAFNPDVVHHHMPNVLSACIRKGDWLTVSTIHDGTPENELLKLGVATRAQFVKFKTLRWLNVRKADVVTCVSRFSRDLMRGLYPGYRDKFVFIPNPIYERFFTPVSSPDGEYVVNVGRQIDLKMGVLLDVARMMPAVDFWFVGTGPMVDTVDLPNVRFCGFSEHVEMYIDRAAVCVFPSKSENFPLVGLEAMARGKVVIATRRGFGEYLIHGENGYLLDATDGESVMRALREVLGDADLRHRLAAAGRLTAERYRPGAIVSVYLRLYEEALRGGVRHALQVCGE from the coding sequence GTGAAGGTGGTAGTGGTGGTCGAAGCCGTTCCACCCTACTGTGGGGGCGGGGAGCAGGTGGCCTGGATCCAGGCCGTCGAGATGGCGAAAACTCACGACGTCACGGTGCTCACCTTTGGTGATCGGGAAGACAGGTTCACTCGGGAGGGCGTGGCAGTGTGCATGTTGCCTGCTACCCGGCAGCGGCTCTTACATTACAGCACCGCAGGTCGTTCCAGCCTGAATCGTATTATCTCGGCGTTTAATCCCGATGTGGTGCATCATCATATGCCCAATGTGCTCAGCGCCTGCATCAGGAAGGGTGATTGGCTTACGGTCAGCACCATTCATGACGGTACGCCGGAGAACGAGCTTCTCAAGCTTGGTGTCGCGACGCGTGCGCAGTTCGTCAAGTTCAAGACGCTCAGGTGGCTGAACGTGCGGAAGGCCGATGTCGTGACCTGCGTCAGCAGGTTCAGCCGGGATCTCATGCGTGGCCTGTACCCCGGGTATCGGGATAAATTTGTATTCATTCCGAACCCGATTTACGAGCGATTTTTCACACCCGTGTCCTCGCCGGACGGCGAATATGTGGTCAACGTCGGTCGTCAGATCGACTTGAAGATGGGCGTTCTCCTGGATGTGGCCCGCATGATGCCGGCTGTGGATTTCTGGTTCGTCGGGACCGGGCCCATGGTCGATACCGTGGATCTTCCTAACGTCCGTTTTTGCGGCTTCAGCGAACATGTCGAAATGTATATCGACCGAGCCGCGGTGTGCGTGTTTCCGTCCAAGTCGGAGAATTTTCCCCTGGTGGGGCTCGAAGCCATGGCGCGCGGCAAGGTAGTGATCGCGACGCGGCGTGGTTTCGGTGAGTATCTGATTCATGGCGAAAACGGCTATCTGCTGGACGCGACGGATGGCGAGTCCGTGATGCGGGCGTTGCGCGAAGTGCTCGGCGACGCGGATCTGCGCCATCGGCTCGCTGCAGCCGGGCGGCTCACTGCGGAGCGGTACAGGCCCGGCGCGATCGTATCGGTATATTTGCGCCTCTACGAGGAGGCACTGCGAGGCGGTGTTCGGCATGCTCTTCAGGTATGTGGGGAGTAG
- a CDS encoding glycosyltransferase family 4 protein — protein sequence MRLAYVTVTFPCLRETFVLREVRHLRDRLGPDDFRLYAYQRPVGTDLNDDNRPWVAKTSYLKHSVWANLGAMCTWMVTDPGRSWRALRLWMSEVPSLDLRTNLQVVLHVLTAFGLARRIRRDGVDRMHAHFATASTVALFAHMLTGVSFSFTAHASGDVYVYSPFLFQKLRRAWRVIAISDYNRRYLELISDYTLPRGKVVTVFNGVELPEIDLAPKTNDVPLLFTSAAFTGFKGYGTLLEVLDLLHRDGVDFRFVAVGGGPLFDVMQARVREFGLSECVSLLGPQPFSEVQKWLARADIFVFPAEIGLNGQRDGMPTAITEALAYGLPVIATHITGIPQQVMDGVNGFLVEERDPEAFAVRLRQLLDSPEMRLRMGREGRRLAEDRFDLRRTLGNVEAALLRPSESSHSESQGHG from the coding sequence ATGCGGCTGGCCTATGTGACCGTGACCTTCCCGTGCCTAAGGGAAACGTTCGTGCTGAGGGAGGTTCGCCACCTGCGAGACCGGTTGGGCCCCGATGATTTCCGTCTGTATGCCTATCAGCGGCCTGTCGGGACCGACCTGAACGACGACAACAGGCCATGGGTTGCCAAGACTTCCTACCTCAAGCACTCAGTGTGGGCGAATCTCGGGGCCATGTGCACCTGGATGGTGACCGATCCCGGCCGTTCCTGGCGGGCGCTACGACTCTGGATGTCAGAGGTTCCGTCGCTGGATCTGCGCACTAATCTGCAGGTCGTGCTGCATGTTCTGACCGCGTTCGGCCTCGCGCGGAGGATTCGGCGTGATGGAGTGGACCGGATGCATGCGCACTTCGCCACTGCGTCCACCGTGGCCCTTTTCGCTCATATGCTGACCGGGGTGTCGTTCAGCTTCACGGCGCATGCGTCGGGAGATGTGTATGTGTATTCCCCGTTCCTGTTTCAGAAGCTGCGCCGTGCATGGCGAGTGATCGCCATATCGGATTATAACCGTCGCTATCTCGAACTGATCAGCGACTATACGCTCCCCCGTGGAAAGGTGGTGACGGTATTCAATGGAGTTGAGTTACCCGAGATCGACTTGGCACCAAAGACCAATGACGTGCCGCTGTTGTTCACGTCCGCGGCGTTCACCGGTTTCAAGGGCTATGGCACACTGTTGGAGGTGCTCGATCTCCTGCACAGAGACGGAGTCGACTTTCGCTTCGTCGCTGTCGGGGGTGGGCCGCTGTTCGATGTGATGCAGGCCCGGGTGCGCGAATTTGGACTCTCTGAATGCGTCAGCCTGCTCGGCCCGCAGCCGTTTTCGGAAGTGCAGAAGTGGTTGGCGCGTGCGGACATTTTCGTCTTTCCGGCTGAGATCGGCCTCAATGGCCAGAGGGATGGAATGCCGACGGCGATCACGGAGGCGTTGGCTTATGGCCTTCCGGTCATCGCCACCCATATCACAGGTATACCCCAGCAGGTGATGGACGGTGTCAACGGTTTTCTCGTCGAGGAGCGTGATCCGGAGGCGTTCGCGGTGCGCTTGAGGCAATTGCTGGATTCGCCGGAGATGCGGCTCCGCATGGGACGTGAGGGGCGGCGCCTTGCCGAGGATCGTTTCGATCTGCGTCGTACGCTGGGCAATGTCGAAGCGGCTTTGCTCAGGCCGTCCGAGTCATCCCATTCCGAGAGCCAAGGCCATGGCTAA
- a CDS encoding O-antigen ligase family protein has protein sequence MDTWAWTQIIVALIVGLGVFVSLYFLPPRWTVTALVVLIPFQIINSQYGSMNTVLTYMLAGALLLQHRLIKAPLIGSFILIGFVYMLAMTQAPQALRFGNVLYLISVGAGFLMFYVVYNTIRTARDVHYFITLLVIINVLVTLYCYLQLAAGGRQLALFGIEEFALTQNRITEIDRRLAGPFSAVGITAEFLVFQVLLMGYLAMHVVRRGRRFLLYALITANLAFLVATGNRGGVISLVVGAVLMLYAFRRELGMRRIMLAGLGGVGLFFIVALVIIQTTEFDLLYERVASTEFRSGMPETRAGPWIDAAERIAKKPILGHGPRVQFDPETIMLARLDWIAGHPHNLYLFLLYTVGIVGLIAYLLLFAGIFRHLWRARHHNFNDRLIQGLPRVGIVLMVVFLIDQIKVEFLRFTLADYQQYLFALWGFLLAAAGILREESRNGSAVTDSPGRVANAEAGSASPSILRPASRRVVK, from the coding sequence ATGGATACCTGGGCGTGGACACAAATTATCGTGGCGCTGATAGTAGGGTTGGGCGTATTCGTCTCGCTCTACTTTTTGCCGCCGCGCTGGACGGTGACGGCGCTCGTCGTACTGATTCCGTTTCAGATCATTAATTCCCAGTATGGCAGCATGAATACCGTGCTGACCTATATGCTGGCGGGCGCGCTGCTGCTGCAGCATCGACTCATCAAGGCACCCTTGATAGGGAGCTTCATCCTGATTGGCTTCGTCTATATGCTGGCCATGACCCAGGCACCCCAAGCGCTGCGCTTTGGCAACGTGCTGTATCTTATCAGCGTCGGTGCCGGATTTCTGATGTTCTATGTGGTGTACAACACTATCCGTACCGCGCGTGATGTCCATTACTTCATAACACTGCTGGTGATCATCAACGTCCTGGTGACGCTGTATTGCTATCTACAGCTCGCGGCGGGCGGGCGGCAGCTCGCCTTGTTCGGTATCGAAGAGTTTGCGCTTACCCAGAACCGCATCACTGAAATCGATCGGCGCCTCGCCGGCCCATTCTCGGCGGTCGGCATCACGGCGGAATTTCTGGTTTTTCAGGTACTACTCATGGGATACCTGGCGATGCACGTGGTCAGGCGCGGCCGGCGCTTCTTGCTGTATGCGCTGATTACCGCCAACCTGGCATTCCTGGTCGCCACCGGCAACCGGGGCGGGGTGATCAGCCTTGTCGTGGGAGCGGTCCTGATGCTGTATGCGTTCCGCCGAGAACTGGGGATGCGGCGCATCATGCTCGCGGGGCTTGGTGGGGTCGGACTGTTTTTCATTGTCGCACTCGTCATCATCCAAACCACCGAATTCGACCTGCTGTACGAGCGCGTCGCATCCACAGAATTCCGCAGCGGCATGCCGGAGACGCGAGCCGGTCCCTGGATAGACGCCGCCGAACGCATCGCGAAGAAGCCCATTCTCGGCCATGGTCCCCGGGTACAGTTCGATCCGGAGACCATCATGCTGGCGCGCCTGGATTGGATTGCCGGCCACCCACACAACCTGTATCTGTTCCTCTTGTACACGGTCGGCATCGTCGGGCTGATTGCCTACCTGTTGCTGTTCGCCGGCATCTTTCGCCATCTGTGGCGTGCACGCCACCATAACTTCAATGACAGACTGATCCAGGGGCTTCCACGGGTCGGAATCGTGCTGATGGTGGTGTTCCTGATTGATCAAATCAAGGTCGAATTCCTGCGTTTCACACTCGCGGATTACCAACAATACTTGTTCGCCCTGTGGGGCTTCCTGCTGGCTGCGGCCGGTATTTTACGGGAGGAGTCGCGTAATGGGTCGGCGGTGACGGACAGCCCGGGACGTGTCGCGAATGCGGAGGCAGGATCTGCGTCGCCCTCGATTCTGCGGCCGGCATCCAGGAGGGTCGTCAAGTGA